The Vulcanimicrobium alpinum sequence TTGCCGGCGACGCGAATCGACTGCGAGACGACGATCCCGCCGAGCGAGATCACCGCGACGTCGGTGGTGCCGCCGCCGATGTCGACGACCATGTTCCCCGACGGCCCGTCGATCGGAAGACCGGCGCCGATCGCGGCCGCCATCGGCTCCTCGATGATATCGACCGACTTCGCGCCGGCGAGCTTCGCCGCGTCACGGACCGCGCGTTCTTCGACCGAGGTGATCTCGGCCGGGACGCAGATGATCACCGAGGGTTTCGGCCGGAAGAGCGTGCTCAGAAACGACCGCTGACGGGTGACCTTCTTGATGAAGTACCCGAGCATCGCTTCGGTCACTTCGAAATCGGCGATCACCCCGTCGCGAAGCGGGCGGATCGCCTGGATGTTGCTCGGCGTCTTGCCGAGCATCTGGCGCGCCTCCTCGCCGACGGCGAGGGTCTTGTTGGTGCGTACGTCTTTCGCGACCACGGACGGCTCGCGCAGCACGATCCCCTTGCCTTTGACGTAGACGAGGACGTTGGCGGTACCTAGGTCGATCCCGATATCGATGACGGTGACTCCCGGTGGGGGCGCCGTTCGCGCACACGCGGCGGCGCCGCGGCTGATAAACGGCTCACGAGCATTCGGCTCGTGAGCCGTGATTCCTGACCGGCCGGGAATGCCCCCTCGGCGGCGCTACGGAGCGGCCTGAACGCTCGGATACTCGCTGGTTTCGAAGGTCCCGAGCGGTTCGTTGAAGGGAATGATCCCGCTCGACCGCTGCACTTGACCGCCGAGCGATGCGAGGGTCTCTTCGAGCCGTTCGTACCCGCGGTCGATGTACTCCAGTCCGATGATCTCGGTCTCGCCCGCGGCGCACAATCCCGCGATCACCAGCGCTGCGCCGGCGCGGATGTCGGGCGCCTCGACCGGCGCGCCGGAGAGCTGCGCGACGCCCTTCACGAGCGCCGTGTTGTTGTCCCTCGCGACGCGTACGTCGGCACCCATGCGGACCAGTTCGTTGATGTACGAGAAGCGCGCGTTGAAGATCGACTCCTCGACGACGCTCACGCCGGGCGCGGTGCACAGAAACGAGATCAGCTGCGGCTGGAGATCGGTGGGGAAACCGGGATGCGGCGCGGTGACGACGTCGGTGCCGCCCTTCACCGTGTCGGCCTGCACGCGGACCCAGTCGTCGCCCGACGTGACGGTGACGCCGGTTTCGGAGAGCGCGAACTGCAGCGCGTGCAGATCGTCGGGACGCGACTTCTTCACCGTCACGTCGCCGCGGGTGATCGCGCCCGCGATCAGCAGCGTGCCGGCGGCGATGCGGTCGGGGATGATCTCGTACTCGACGCCGTGCAGTTCGCGCACGCCGGTGATGCGGATCGTGTCGCCGCCCTGGCCCGCGATCTTCGCCCCCATCGCGACCAGGAAATTCGCGAGATCGACGACTTCCGGTTCCATCGCGGCGTTGCGGATCAGCGTGTCGCCCTCGGCCGTGACCGCCGCGAGCATCGCGTTCTTCGTCGCGCCGACCGACGGCGTGCGGAACTCGATCTCGCCGCCGTGCAGCCGGCCGTCGTTGCCGTTCGCGATGAGGTACCCGTGGGCGACGGAGACCTCGGCATCGAGCGCGCGGAACGCGGCTTCGTGCATGTCCGTCGCGCGCGTGCCGAGCACGCATCCGCCCGGCAGTGGAACCTCCGCGCGTCCGAACCGGCCGAGCAGCGGTCCGCACAGATCGAACGACGCCGCGAGCTTGCGCACCAGCGTGTACGGCGCGCGGTACTTGTTGACGTTCGCCGCGTCGATCGTGAGGGTGTTGCGGTCTTCCATCGCGACGCGCGCGCCGAGCGCCTCGAGCAGCGACCACATCACCGAGACGTCGGTGATCCGCGGGACGCGATGCAGCGTCACCTTGCCGCGCGCAAGCAGCGAGGCCGCCATGATCGGCAGGGCGGCGTTCTTCGCGCCCTGCACGTCGACGGAGCCTTCGAGGCGTGCGCCGCCGACGACGCGCAGCGTGGTATCGAGCCGATCGAGAACGTTCATGCGACGCTCCACCCGACCAGCGGCTCCAGGGGGAAGGTTTCGTCGTCGTGGGCGCCGCCGGTGAATGTGGCCTGCAGCCCGCCGTCGGACGCCACGCCGATCTGCACCGTGAACGCGCGAGTCCCGTCGACCTCGCGCATCCGCGCGCGTGCGCTCTCGGCCTTCCCCGCGTACCGCCCGCCGTCGACGTCCACGAACCGGATGTTCCCGTCGGGATAGAAACCGAACGCGACGGACTGCTCGCCGGCGCCGGCCCGCGCGAGCTGGGTGAGCGAGTCGGCCCCGTCGGTCAGAAACGCGGGGAGCGAGGAGGGGGGCAGCGGGGGCTCGGCTCCAGGCTCGGCGACGCCGATCGCCTCC is a genomic window containing:
- the murA gene encoding UDP-N-acetylglucosamine 1-carboxyvinyltransferase; its protein translation is MNVLDRLDTTLRVVGGARLEGSVDVQGAKNAALPIMAASLLARGKVTLHRVPRITDVSVMWSLLEALGARVAMEDRNTLTIDAANVNKYRAPYTLVRKLAASFDLCGPLLGRFGRAEVPLPGGCVLGTRATDMHEAAFRALDAEVSVAHGYLIANGNDGRLHGGEIEFRTPSVGATKNAMLAAVTAEGDTLIRNAAMEPEVVDLANFLVAMGAKIAGQGGDTIRITGVRELHGVEYEIIPDRIAAGTLLIAGAITRGDVTVKKSRPDDLHALQFALSETGVTVTSGDDWVRVQADTVKGGTDVVTAPHPGFPTDLQPQLISFLCTAPGVSVVEESIFNARFSYINELVRMGADVRVARDNNTALVKGVAQLSGAPVEAPDIRAGAALVIAGLCAAGETEIIGLEYIDRGYERLEETLASLGGQVQRSSGIIPFNEPLGTFETSEYPSVQAAP
- a CDS encoding rod shape-determining protein, with product MDIGIDLGTANVLVYVKGKGIVLREPSVVAKDVRTNKTLAVGEEARQMLGKTPSNIQAIRPLRDGVIADFEVTEAMLGYFIKKVTRQRSFLSTLFRPKPSVIICVPAEITSVEERAVRDAAKLAGAKSVDIIEEPMAAAIGAGLPIDGPSGNMVVDIGGGTTDVAVISLGGIVVSQSIRVAGNKLDEAIIRHIRRVYNLMIGERTAEEIKIKIGSAYRLEQELAMEIRGRDLINGLPKTVKITSEEVREALSEPVQAIVEAVKSVLEKTPPELAADIIDRGVILTGGGALLRGLDTLLGEVTGIPVIVAEDPMSCVAIGTGQRVGYHGSMNL